The following proteins are encoded in a genomic region of Primulina huaijiensis isolate GDHJ02 chromosome 3, ASM1229523v2, whole genome shotgun sequence:
- the LOC140974217 gene encoding DNA-(apurinic or apyrimidinic site) endonuclease 2 isoform X3, which yields MKIVTYNVNGLRHRISQYTSLRRLLDSLDADVICFQETKLSRHELRADLVRAEGYESFFSCTRTSDKGRSGYSGVATFCRVKSAFSSDEVALPVSAEEGFTGVLGNSPGFGSRKSECPSIVEGLEDFSTIELLKVDGEGRCIVTDHGHFVLFNVYGPRAGCDDAERIQFKLSFFSILQRRLESLLRQGRRVFVVGDLNIAPAAIDRCDAGPNFDKNEFRTWFRSLLVRNGGPFSDAFREKHPDRREAYTCWSTSSGAEEFNFGSRIDHILIAGPCLHENQNECHSFVNCHVEECDISEQFKRWKPGNTPRWKSGRNVKLEGSDHVPVYICLTGIPNIPLHNTPSLSSRYCPEVYGFQKTLEMSSPLLEVNATLDEGAQHDAELQSEQGTSIQEDDSSQPSEKETNGLALVEWQRIQQFMQTSIPLCKGHKEPCVPRVVKKPGPNIGRRFYVCARAEGPASNSEANCGFFKWATSNSKGKR from the exons ATGAAGATAGTGACGTACAACGTGAATGGGCTGAGGCATAGAATCTCGCAGTACACCTCTCTTCGCAGGCTGCTCGATTCTCTTGACGCCGATGTTATATGTTTCCAG GAGACGAAGCTATCGAGGCATGAATTGAGAGCGGATTTGGTGCGGGCGGAAGGTTATGAATCCTTTTTCTCTTGCACTCGCACTTCTGACAAAGGGCGAAgtggatactccg GAGTGGCGACATTTTGCCGTGTCAAATCTGCATTTTCTAGCGACGAAGTAGCTTTGCCAGTTTCTGCAGAGGAGGGCTTTACTGGAGTTCTTGGGAATTCCCCAGGGTTTGGATCAAGGAAAAGTGAATGCCCATCAATAGTGGAAGGCCTGGAAGACTTTTCCACTATAGAGCTCCTGAAAGTTGATGGTGAAGGACGTTGTATTGTAACCGATCACGGGCATTTTG TTCTTTTCAATGTTTATGGTCCTAGAGCTGGATGTGATGACGCAGAAAGAATCCAGTTCAAGCTCAGTTTTTTCAGCATACTGCAG AGAAGATTGGAATCTCTTTTGAGGCAAGGACGAAGGGTGTTTGTTGTAGGGGATCTCAACATTGCTCCTGCTGCCATAGACCGTTGTGACGCTGGAccaaattttgacaaaaatgA GTTTAGAACTTGGTTCAGATCTTTGCTGGTGAGAAATGGAGGGCCTTTTTCCGATGCTTTTAGAGAGAAACATCCTGACAG AAGAGAAGCCTACACATGTTGGTCAACTAGTTCCGGTGCAGAGGAATTCAACTTTGGGTCACGTATTGACCACATTCTTATAGCTGGACCATGCTTACATGAAAACCAAAATGAGTGTCATAGCTTTGTGAATTGTCATGTTGAAGAGTGTGACATATCAGAGCAGTTCAAACGTTGGAAACCCGGCAACACACCTAG GTGGAAATCGGGGAGAAATGTCAAATTGGAAGGCTCGGATCATGTTCCCGTCTATATATGCTTGACGGGGATCCCCAATATACCATTGCACAATACACCTTCACTATCTAGTAGATATTGTCCCGAGGTCTATGGTTTCCAGAAGACACTAG AAATGTCGAGTCCTCTTCTTGAAGTGAATGCAACTCTCGATGAAGGTGCTCAACATGATGCTGAGTTGCAGTCAGAACAAGGGACTTCAATTCAAGAAGATGATTCCTCTCAACCTTCAGAAAAAGAAACGAATGGTTTGGCCTTAGTTGAGTGGCAAAGGATTCAGCAATTTATGCAAACTAGCATACCTCTTTGTAAGGGCCACAAGGAACCTTGTGTTCCTCGAGTTGTGAAGAAACCTGGACCTAATATAGGGCGACGATTTTATGTCTGTGCACGCGCTGAG GGACCTGCATCTAATTCTGAAGCAAACTGTGGTTTTTTCAAATGGGCAACTTCAAACTCAAAGGGGAAACGATGA
- the LOC140974218 gene encoding thaumatin-like protein 1, with protein sequence MIVIYTPTSFHTFFLHSLSHNLTKMTIASRVWLSFLVSWLIMLISGGAFSATFTFVNQCSYTVWPGILSNAGTPQLSTTGFALGPGGSVPIPVPSAWSGRMWGRTFCSLDPTSGKFTCVTGDCGSGNMECGGGGAEPPATLAEFTLNGADGLDFYDVSLVDGYNLPMLVVPKNGDRGNCTVTGCIADLNAACPSDLKVTNDVDAIVACKSACEAFEDPQYCCSGEYATPDTCRPTAYSELFKNACPRAYSYAYDDGSSTFTCASADYDITFCPTPSASNKKSSGGKLSGPSDSSLSSSAPPHWAYASVFITSLSVSLQLWAKPNYAQQRPINGWAWI encoded by the exons ATGATTGTAATTTATACACCCACTTCTTTTCACACTTTCTTCCTTCATTCTTTGTCCCATAATTTAACGAAAATGACGATAGCATCTCGTGTATGGCTGTCTTTTCTTGTTTCGTGGCTCATTATGTTAATCTCAG GCGGGGCGTTTTCAGCGACGTTTACTTTTGTGAATCAGTGTTCTTACACAGTATGGCCGGGGATACTATCCAACGCCGGCACTCCCCAGCTTTCGACCACGGGATTCGCACTCGGGCCTGGTGGCTCGGTTCCGATCCCCGTCCCTTCCGCATGGTCCGGCCGCATGTGGGGACGGACTTTCTGTTCCCTGGACCCCACGTCTGGAAAATTCACCTGCGTCACCGGCGACTGCGGCTCAGGGAACATGGAGTGCGGCGGCGGTGGAGCGGAGCCTCCAGCCACTCTGGCGGAGTTCACGCTCAACGGGGCAGACGGGCTCGACTTCTATGACGTCAGCCTCGTGGACGGGTACAATCTTCCTATGCTAGTGGTCCCTAAGAACGGCGACAGAGGGAATTGTACGGTTACGGGGTGCATAGCCGACCTAAACGCTGCCTGCCCTTCTGATTTGAAGGTGACGAACGACGTCGATGCGATCGTTGCCTGCAAGAGCGCCTGTGAGGCGTTCGAGGATCCTCAATACTGCTGCAGCGGCGAGTACGCGACACCGGATACTTGCCGGCCGACCGCGTACTCGGAATTGTTCAAAAACGCGTGCCCGCGAGCTTACAGTTATGCCTACGACGATGGGAGCAGCACATTTACGTGCGCTTCTGCCGATTACGACATCACCTTCTGCCCTACTCCTTCAGCCAG TAATAAGAAATCAAGTGGAGGGAAACTAAGCGGGCCCAGCGACTCCTCGTTGTCATCAAGTGCTCCTCCTCATTGGGCCTACGCTTCCGTTTTCATCACCTCTCTCTCAGTTTCTTTGCAGTTATGGGCTAAACCCAACTATGCGCAACAGAGGCCTATTAATGGGTGGGCTTGGATATGA
- the LOC140974217 gene encoding DNA-(apurinic or apyrimidinic site) endonuclease 2 isoform X2 produces MFPGFLNETKLSRHELRADLVRAEGYESFFSCTRTSDKGRSGYSGVATFCRVKSAFSSDEVALPVSAEEGFTGVLGNSPGFGSRKSECPSIVEGLEDFSTIELLKVDGEGRCIVTDHGHFVLFNVYGPRAGCDDAERIQFKLSFFSILQRRLESLLRQGRRVFVVGDLNIAPAAIDRCDAGPNFDKNEFRTWFRSLLVRNGGPFSDAFREKHPDRREAYTCWSTSSGAEEFNFGSRIDHILIAGPCLHENQNECHSFVNCHVEECDISEQFKRWKPGNTPRWKSGRNVKLEGSDHVPVYICLTGIPNIPLHNTPSLSSRYCPEVYGFQKTLVSMLERKQPAKDVSLSEGSSSMLEERLASKCCSQLMKRSLQSCSAPSSTLTKHEGLSSGNISEGFREKSSNDFNGTEELSKSFSTVESNKKTRKSQLSQLSLKSYFKKTVGVIDNSDSICADKKLNQAEMSSPLLEVNATLDEGAQHDAELQSEQGTSIQEDDSSQPSEKETNGLALVEWQRIQQFMQTSIPLCKGHKEPCVPRVVKKPGPNIGRRFYVCARAEGPASNSEANCGFFKWATSNSKGKR; encoded by the exons ATGTTTCCAGGTTTCTTGAAC GAGACGAAGCTATCGAGGCATGAATTGAGAGCGGATTTGGTGCGGGCGGAAGGTTATGAATCCTTTTTCTCTTGCACTCGCACTTCTGACAAAGGGCGAAgtggatactccg GAGTGGCGACATTTTGCCGTGTCAAATCTGCATTTTCTAGCGACGAAGTAGCTTTGCCAGTTTCTGCAGAGGAGGGCTTTACTGGAGTTCTTGGGAATTCCCCAGGGTTTGGATCAAGGAAAAGTGAATGCCCATCAATAGTGGAAGGCCTGGAAGACTTTTCCACTATAGAGCTCCTGAAAGTTGATGGTGAAGGACGTTGTATTGTAACCGATCACGGGCATTTTG TTCTTTTCAATGTTTATGGTCCTAGAGCTGGATGTGATGACGCAGAAAGAATCCAGTTCAAGCTCAGTTTTTTCAGCATACTGCAG AGAAGATTGGAATCTCTTTTGAGGCAAGGACGAAGGGTGTTTGTTGTAGGGGATCTCAACATTGCTCCTGCTGCCATAGACCGTTGTGACGCTGGAccaaattttgacaaaaatgA GTTTAGAACTTGGTTCAGATCTTTGCTGGTGAGAAATGGAGGGCCTTTTTCCGATGCTTTTAGAGAGAAACATCCTGACAG AAGAGAAGCCTACACATGTTGGTCAACTAGTTCCGGTGCAGAGGAATTCAACTTTGGGTCACGTATTGACCACATTCTTATAGCTGGACCATGCTTACATGAAAACCAAAATGAGTGTCATAGCTTTGTGAATTGTCATGTTGAAGAGTGTGACATATCAGAGCAGTTCAAACGTTGGAAACCCGGCAACACACCTAG GTGGAAATCGGGGAGAAATGTCAAATTGGAAGGCTCGGATCATGTTCCCGTCTATATATGCTTGACGGGGATCCCCAATATACCATTGCACAATACACCTTCACTATCTAGTAGATATTGTCCCGAGGTCTATGGTTTCCAGAAGACACTAG TGTCAATGTTAGAGAGAAAGCAACCTGCCAAAGATGTTAGCTTGTCTGAAGGATCCAGTTCTATGTTAGAAGAGAGACTTGCTAGTAAATGTTGCAGTCAGCTAATGAAAAGATCTCTACAATCCTGTAGTGCGCCTTCATCTACCTTGACGAAGCATGAAGGTTTATCTTCGGGCAATATTTCTGAAGGCTTCCGTGAAAAATCATCTAATGATTTTAATGGCACTGAAGAGCTATCTAAATCATTTTCCACTGTGGaaagtaataaaaaaacaagGAAAAGCCAGTTATCTCAGCTTTCACTTAAATCATATTTCAAGAAAACAGTTGGTGTAATTGATAATTCAGACAGTATTTGTGCTGATAAGAAGCTTAATCAAGCAGAAATGTCGAGTCCTCTTCTTGAAGTGAATGCAACTCTCGATGAAGGTGCTCAACATGATGCTGAGTTGCAGTCAGAACAAGGGACTTCAATTCAAGAAGATGATTCCTCTCAACCTTCAGAAAAAGAAACGAATGGTTTGGCCTTAGTTGAGTGGCAAAGGATTCAGCAATTTATGCAAACTAGCATACCTCTTTGTAAGGGCCACAAGGAACCTTGTGTTCCTCGAGTTGTGAAGAAACCTGGACCTAATATAGGGCGACGATTTTATGTCTGTGCACGCGCTGAG GGACCTGCATCTAATTCTGAAGCAAACTGTGGTTTTTTCAAATGGGCAACTTCAAACTCAAAGGGGAAACGATGA
- the LOC140974217 gene encoding DNA-(apurinic or apyrimidinic site) endonuclease 2 isoform X1, protein MKIVTYNVNGLRHRISQYTSLRRLLDSLDADVICFQETKLSRHELRADLVRAEGYESFFSCTRTSDKGRSGYSGVATFCRVKSAFSSDEVALPVSAEEGFTGVLGNSPGFGSRKSECPSIVEGLEDFSTIELLKVDGEGRCIVTDHGHFVLFNVYGPRAGCDDAERIQFKLSFFSILQRRLESLLRQGRRVFVVGDLNIAPAAIDRCDAGPNFDKNEFRTWFRSLLVRNGGPFSDAFREKHPDRREAYTCWSTSSGAEEFNFGSRIDHILIAGPCLHENQNECHSFVNCHVEECDISEQFKRWKPGNTPRWKSGRNVKLEGSDHVPVYICLTGIPNIPLHNTPSLSSRYCPEVYGFQKTLVSMLERKQPAKDVSLSEGSSSMLEERLASKCCSQLMKRSLQSCSAPSSTLTKHEGLSSGNISEGFREKSSNDFNGTEELSKSFSTVESNKKTRKSQLSQLSLKSYFKKTVGVIDNSDSICADKKLNQAEMSSPLLEVNATLDEGAQHDAELQSEQGTSIQEDDSSQPSEKETNGLALVEWQRIQQFMQTSIPLCKGHKEPCVPRVVKKPGPNIGRRFYVCARAEGPASNSEANCGFFKWATSNSKGKR, encoded by the exons ATGAAGATAGTGACGTACAACGTGAATGGGCTGAGGCATAGAATCTCGCAGTACACCTCTCTTCGCAGGCTGCTCGATTCTCTTGACGCCGATGTTATATGTTTCCAG GAGACGAAGCTATCGAGGCATGAATTGAGAGCGGATTTGGTGCGGGCGGAAGGTTATGAATCCTTTTTCTCTTGCACTCGCACTTCTGACAAAGGGCGAAgtggatactccg GAGTGGCGACATTTTGCCGTGTCAAATCTGCATTTTCTAGCGACGAAGTAGCTTTGCCAGTTTCTGCAGAGGAGGGCTTTACTGGAGTTCTTGGGAATTCCCCAGGGTTTGGATCAAGGAAAAGTGAATGCCCATCAATAGTGGAAGGCCTGGAAGACTTTTCCACTATAGAGCTCCTGAAAGTTGATGGTGAAGGACGTTGTATTGTAACCGATCACGGGCATTTTG TTCTTTTCAATGTTTATGGTCCTAGAGCTGGATGTGATGACGCAGAAAGAATCCAGTTCAAGCTCAGTTTTTTCAGCATACTGCAG AGAAGATTGGAATCTCTTTTGAGGCAAGGACGAAGGGTGTTTGTTGTAGGGGATCTCAACATTGCTCCTGCTGCCATAGACCGTTGTGACGCTGGAccaaattttgacaaaaatgA GTTTAGAACTTGGTTCAGATCTTTGCTGGTGAGAAATGGAGGGCCTTTTTCCGATGCTTTTAGAGAGAAACATCCTGACAG AAGAGAAGCCTACACATGTTGGTCAACTAGTTCCGGTGCAGAGGAATTCAACTTTGGGTCACGTATTGACCACATTCTTATAGCTGGACCATGCTTACATGAAAACCAAAATGAGTGTCATAGCTTTGTGAATTGTCATGTTGAAGAGTGTGACATATCAGAGCAGTTCAAACGTTGGAAACCCGGCAACACACCTAG GTGGAAATCGGGGAGAAATGTCAAATTGGAAGGCTCGGATCATGTTCCCGTCTATATATGCTTGACGGGGATCCCCAATATACCATTGCACAATACACCTTCACTATCTAGTAGATATTGTCCCGAGGTCTATGGTTTCCAGAAGACACTAG TGTCAATGTTAGAGAGAAAGCAACCTGCCAAAGATGTTAGCTTGTCTGAAGGATCCAGTTCTATGTTAGAAGAGAGACTTGCTAGTAAATGTTGCAGTCAGCTAATGAAAAGATCTCTACAATCCTGTAGTGCGCCTTCATCTACCTTGACGAAGCATGAAGGTTTATCTTCGGGCAATATTTCTGAAGGCTTCCGTGAAAAATCATCTAATGATTTTAATGGCACTGAAGAGCTATCTAAATCATTTTCCACTGTGGaaagtaataaaaaaacaagGAAAAGCCAGTTATCTCAGCTTTCACTTAAATCATATTTCAAGAAAACAGTTGGTGTAATTGATAATTCAGACAGTATTTGTGCTGATAAGAAGCTTAATCAAGCAGAAATGTCGAGTCCTCTTCTTGAAGTGAATGCAACTCTCGATGAAGGTGCTCAACATGATGCTGAGTTGCAGTCAGAACAAGGGACTTCAATTCAAGAAGATGATTCCTCTCAACCTTCAGAAAAAGAAACGAATGGTTTGGCCTTAGTTGAGTGGCAAAGGATTCAGCAATTTATGCAAACTAGCATACCTCTTTGTAAGGGCCACAAGGAACCTTGTGTTCCTCGAGTTGTGAAGAAACCTGGACCTAATATAGGGCGACGATTTTATGTCTGTGCACGCGCTGAG GGACCTGCATCTAATTCTGAAGCAAACTGTGGTTTTTTCAAATGGGCAACTTCAAACTCAAAGGGGAAACGATGA